The DNA segment TCCGCGAATGTAAACGACGGGATGCCTTTTGTTCTGAATGGCTCATCCGAGATGACAAGCTGAACATTGTTCGTTTCTGTTAGTAGAACTTCTATGTCATTGCCAATTGCAATCTTCTTATAAGGAGCCTGTTTATACCCTTCCATGAAGAGAAGTTGGATTCCATTTACTCGATAGAAATCAAATACAGTCTCGGGGCTTACATCACCATGCAAGTTAAACACCCCTTCCCCTTCGACACCACTCAATATGGAACCAGATTCTCTATGCCGAGCACTATCTGTTCCTTCAGTGGATAGATCAGGTGCACCGCCATGACCATGGTGCTTAAGGGAACCAACTGCATAACCCATCCCACTAAAATGTGAAATTAACCGGTTCATTAACGTCGTTTTTCCACTGTTCTTATAGCCA comes from the Pontibacillus halophilus JSM 076056 = DSM 19796 genome and includes:
- the mobB gene encoding molybdopterin-guanine dinucleotide biosynthesis protein B; this encodes MKVIQIVGYKNSGKTTLMNRLISHFSGMGYAVGSLKHHGHGGAPDLSTEGTDSARHRESGSILSGVEGEGVFNLHGDVSPETVFDFYRVNGIQLLFMEGYKQAPYKKIAIGNDIEVLLTETNNVQLVISDEPFRTKGIPSFTFAEEQEYIGYITDWVRGEWVE